In Vigna angularis cultivar LongXiaoDou No.4 chromosome 8, ASM1680809v1, whole genome shotgun sequence, one DNA window encodes the following:
- the LOC108339098 gene encoding CRS2-associated factor 1, chloroplastic: MDVLLKVAIQLPIFCPHINHNPTRERCSTELRFSHWNNANIINTVTSAVVSPTSETFKSLGTPSAPSQPSIMGKKSKYSKPPPKPKSLLDWHRVVSRVERLEFQPGPKNVKIGEDGVSYVVEGTPFDFRFSYTETPKANLVKLREPPFAPFGPPTLPRPWTGRNPVPPSQTTVREFHLLDPSPSDENGAELVRLAMPIWESREEVLGEPLSKDEINRLVKRAEKSSRQLHIGRDGLTHNMLENIHTYWMRSTVCKIKCRGVCTVDMDNVCQQLEERTGGKIIYRHFGTVYLFRGRNYSYETRPQFRLMWWRPVSPVYPKLIKRVPKGLTLDEATEMRQKGRVLMPIRKLAKNGVYWDLVTNVREAFEQCDLVRINCQELNTSDYKKIGAKLKDLVPCILLSFEDDHILMWRGPNWRPSLPNPKDDDTKATKIIVDSGNSNKLTLGVRKLSATCLQNNRTEHLCSEPLDTRILSNSDNLSLHKTVLCLTENSNPPVSDVSGAASLPMKTCEVEITEDVMAFSCTPQMVPGTNKSSASIVADPHSNNFLDGSEADVCEPSSCAPCTEGLLLLLDQAVEQGCALVLDDKFLDDDYIYQTTMAFSKSTPPEPLYKLSDRL; the protein is encoded by the exons ATGGATGTGTTACTGAAGGTGGCAATCCAGTTACCCATATTTTGCCCACACATCAACCACAACCCGACCCGCGAACGTTGTTCCACGGAGCTACGTTTTTCGCATTGGAACAACGCCAACATCATTAACACTGTCACTTCTGCCGTTGTTTCCCCCACTTCCGAAACTTTTAAATCTCTCGGAACCCCCTCTGCACCGTCGCAACCTTCTATTATGGGGAAAAAATCGAAATACTCTAAACCACCTCCAAAACCGAAGTCCTTGCTTGATTGGCATCGCGTGGTTTCACGAGTCGAGAGACTTGAGTTTCAACCGGGGCCGAAAAATGTGAAAATCGGTGAGGATGGAGTGTCTTACGTGGTCGAAGGCACACCGTTCGACTTCAGGTTCAGTTACACGGAGACCCCGAAAGCGAATCTGGTGAAATTGCGGGAGCCGCCATTCGCACCGTTTGGACCACCAACCTTGCCACGGCCATGGACAGGGCGGAACCCAGTACCGCCGAGCCAGACAACTGTGAGGGAGTTCCACTTGCTCGATCCGTCGCCATCAGATGAGAACGGAGCTGAACTAGTCCGTTTGGCCATGCCGATTTGGGAGTCGAGGGAGGAGGTGTTGGGAGAACCGTTGAGTAAGGATGAGATCAATCGCTTAGTTAAGAGGGCGGAGAAATCTTCGCGCCAACTACATATtg GCAGGGATGGTTTGACACATAACATGTTGgaaaacatacatacatattgGATGAGGAGCACTGTGTGCAAGATAAAATGCAGAGGAGTGTGTACCGTCGACATGGATAATGTGTGCCAGCAGTTAGAG GAAAGGACTGGGGGGAAAATCATTTACCGACATTTTGGCACAGTGTACCTTTTCAGGGGGAGAAACTACAGCTATGAAACACGACCACAATTTCGTCTTATGTGGTGGAGACCAGTGTCTCCAGTATATCCTAAGCTGATTAAACGAGTTCCAAAAGGTTTAACACTTGACGAAGCAACTGAAATGCGTCAAAAGGGAAGGGTCTTGATGCCCATCCGCAAACTAG CAAAAAATGGTGTATATTGGGACCTTGTGACTAATGTCAGAGAGGCATTTGAACAATGTGACCTTGTGCGAATAAATTGCCAAGAACTAAATACAAGTGACTATAAAAAGATTGGAGCAAAACTAAAG GATCTAGTTCCATGTATATTGCTTTCATTTGAAGATGACCACATACTTATGTGGAGAGGACCAAATTGGAGGCCCTCTTTACCAAATCCCAAAGATGATGACACAAAAGCCACTAAAATTATCGTTGACAGTGGAAATTCCAATAAATTGACTCTAGGTGTCCGAAAATTATCAGCGACGTGTCTACAAAACAATAGAACTGAGCATCTATGCAGTGAACCTCTTGACACAAGGATTTTATCTAATTCAGATAATTTGAGTTTGCACAAAACTGTGCTTTGTCTCACAGAAAATAGCAATCCACCTGTGTCTGATGTTTCTGGTGCTGCTTCACTCCCTATGAAAACATGTGAAGTTGAAATCACAGAAGATGTCATGGCCTTTTCTTGCACACCACAAATGGTACCGGGTACCAATAAAAGTTCTGCCAGCATTGTAGCAGATCCTCATTCAAACAACTTTCTTGATGGTTCAGAAGCAGATGTTTGTGAGCCATCAAGTTGTGCACCTTGTACAGAAGGACTTTTATTGCTGTTGGACCAAGCTGTTGAGCAAGGCTGTGCTCTTGTTTTAGATGATAAATTTTTGGATGACGACTACATTTATCAAACCACTATGGCTTTTTCTAAATCAACTCCACCTGAGCCTCTTTATAAACTGTCAGACAGGTTATGA